Proteins encoded together in one Bacillota bacterium window:
- a CDS encoding sugar ABC transporter substrate-binding protein gives MTIALVLLLVVGTHSLVQAKVNLVFRQSDSPGEVKGLKKAIDEFNQLHPDIQVRFETVPWSDSRDQFIRESVAGSGPDVLQLAFVWTRDLAKAGSLLKLNSLIKNDPLPNGIDDFVGLEMGQLDDGIYGIPWTVDTFAMVYRADILQKAGIKTFPDTWKDFQQTVIKLAESRGQPGFGFPAGSASGGGMWFLANYFLWSNGYDFVKRDTSSGVYKLGVDVENVADAIRYFKTFFDKGASPRSLIGVDSWADPTLLHGIQSGTYPIIFIPPATLRAILASNPELPLRSGLVPRGKVRRISHMGGRALGISVNTKHPKEAWELVKFLTSKNVFEKYYTEQFPAQRALLQQINFDPAFRGYAELLQYARSFNDYIVSPAPVGAMWDATNREFAAAFSGQKDPERAARDLLESIQKLLK, from the coding sequence AACCTGGTTTTTCGTCAAAGCGACAGCCCTGGAGAGGTCAAGGGCCTAAAAAAGGCCATCGACGAATTCAATCAGCTTCACCCGGACATTCAGGTCAGGTTTGAGACAGTGCCGTGGTCCGATTCTCGGGATCAATTCATACGAGAATCTGTGGCAGGCTCAGGACCCGATGTATTGCAGCTAGCATTCGTATGGACGCGAGATCTAGCCAAAGCAGGTAGCCTTCTCAAGCTCAATTCCCTCATTAAAAATGATCCTCTCCCTAACGGTATCGATGACTTCGTCGGGCTGGAGATGGGACAACTCGATGATGGTATTTACGGCATTCCATGGACAGTCGACACATTTGCAATGGTTTACCGTGCCGATATTCTACAAAAAGCAGGAATTAAGACATTCCCTGATACGTGGAAGGATTTTCAACAAACCGTCATCAAGTTAGCAGAGAGTCGTGGTCAGCCCGGGTTTGGTTTTCCGGCCGGAAGCGCTTCGGGCGGCGGAATGTGGTTCCTGGCGAATTACTTCCTGTGGAGCAACGGTTATGACTTCGTCAAACGGGATACTAGCTCTGGCGTTTACAAGCTCGGCGTTGACGTTGAAAACGTAGCAGACGCTATCCGTTACTTCAAGACGTTCTTTGACAAAGGCGCATCGCCTCGTTCTTTAATCGGGGTTGATTCCTGGGCTGACCCCACGTTGTTACATGGCATTCAGTCGGGCACCTACCCCATTATATTTATCCCTCCAGCTACCTTGAGAGCCATCCTTGCGTCGAATCCAGAACTACCCTTGCGTTCCGGTTTGGTTCCGCGAGGGAAAGTCCGCCGGATCTCCCACATGGGTGGTCGTGCGTTAGGTATTTCAGTCAACACCAAGCATCCCAAAGAGGCCTGGGAGCTCGTTAAATTCCTGACATCAAAGAACGTTTTCGAAAAGTACTATACCGAGCAATTTCCCGCACAACGCGCTCTGCTTCAGCAAATAAATTTCGATCCGGCCTTCCGAGGCTACGCAGAATTACTCCAGTATGCACGCTCCTTCAATGATTATATTGTATCTCCGGCACCAGTAGGCGCAATGTGGGATGCCACCAACCGGGAATTTGCTGCAGCGTTCTCAGGACAAAAAGATCCGGAAAGGGCTGCGCGTGATCTTCTGGAAAGCATCCAGAAACTATTAAAATAG